In a genomic window of Candidatus Parvarchaeota archaeon:
- the yciH gene encoding stress response translation initiation inhibitor YciH, producing the protein MPEFCQKCGLLKDICACDILEKEEVSKIQVYTTNKKFKKLVTVVEGIDDGKIEQTAKELKQKLACGGTAKDGVIVLQGNHIRKMKGLLVAMGYPQENIAVSTALRR; encoded by the coding sequence TTGCCTGAATTTTGCCAAAAATGCGGACTGCTCAAGGACATATGCGCCTGCGACATCCTCGAAAAGGAGGAAGTCTCGAAGATACAGGTCTACACCACAAACAAGAAGTTCAAGAAGCTTGTGACTGTTGTCGAGGGCATTGACGATGGGAAAATAGAGCAGACGGCCAAGGAGCTCAAGCAAAAGCTTGCGTGCGGCGGAACTGCAAAAGACGGCGTGATTGTGCTTCAAGGGAACCATATAAGAAAAATGAAGGGTTTGCTTGTGGCAATGGGCTACCCGCAGGAAAACATAGCGGTTTCAACCGCACTGCGAAGATAA
- a CDS encoding 30S ribosomal protein S3 encodes MGIEKKFIEDSIIRHRVSEFLERELDKAGFSRVEIQRTPVVTRIAVEVTNPGRVIGRKGKTIQDLTEAIHREFKIENPQLSVIETRNEHLEPRLVAKKACRYIEMGKKVRAILHFLLREIMSSGALGAEIVASGKIAAKGGRSKRLRVVAGYIPKAGEPARLVTQDHVTAYPKSGAIGVLVRIVQPGTVFPDKKPGKAVELPRIIAAAEDVQKAPRETVATEEEKKKQAFARPQRRR; translated from the coding sequence ATGGGCATTGAAAAAAAATTCATTGAAGACTCGATAATACGCCACAGGGTGTCTGAATTTCTGGAGCGGGAGCTTGACAAGGCAGGCTTTTCCAGGGTTGAAATCCAGCGCACGCCTGTTGTCACAAGAATAGCAGTGGAAGTCACAAACCCAGGCAGGGTCATTGGAAGGAAGGGAAAGACAATCCAGGACCTGACAGAGGCAATACACAGGGAATTTAAGATTGAAAACCCGCAGTTGTCAGTCATTGAAACAAGAAACGAGCACCTTGAGCCGCGCCTGGTTGCAAAAAAGGCCTGCAGGTACATAGAGATGGGCAAAAAAGTCAGGGCAATTCTCCACTTCCTGCTCCGCGAGATTATGAGCAGCGGCGCACTTGGCGCAGAGATAGTCGCATCAGGAAAAATAGCGGCAAAGGGCGGAAGGTCCAAAAGGCTCAGGGTCGTGGCAGGCTATATACCAAAGGCAGGTGAGCCGGCGCGCCTTGTGACACAGGACCATGTGACGGCATATCCCAAATCCGGGGCAATCGGAGTGCTTGTAAGAATTGTCCAGCCTGGGACCGTTTTCCCTGACAAAAAACCAGGGAAGGCAGTTGAGCTTCCAAGGATAATTGCAGCAGCAGAAGACGTGCAAAAGGCTCCAAGGGAGACTGTTGCAACCGAGGAGGAAAAGAAAAAACAGGCATTTGCAAGGCCGCAGAGGAGAAGGTAG
- the rpmC gene encoding 50S ribosomal protein L29 has translation MAILKANDARGLEGSSLADRLSQALVELNRERGLVRTGGRATNPGRIRELKRTVARILTIIHEKKLGLVKKIRERKAGKTASAAAPQDAKPEKKPEAAQTAAKQGGKAAQAQNEVKKVA, from the coding sequence ATGGCAATATTGAAAGCAAACGATGCACGGGGGCTTGAGGGAAGCTCGCTTGCCGACAGGCTGTCCCAGGCGCTTGTGGAACTTAACCGCGAGCGTGGGCTTGTGAGGACAGGGGGCAGGGCAACAAACCCAGGACGCATCAGGGAGCTGAAGCGGACTGTTGCAAGGATACTTACTATTATACATGAGAAGAAGCTTGGGCTTGTGAAGAAAATCAGGGAGAGAAAGGCAGGCAAGACTGCAAGTGCCGCCGCACCACAGGACGCAAAGCCCGAGAAAAAACCAGAGGCAGCGCAGACTGCCGCAAAACAGGGCGGCAAGGCTGCACAAGCTCAAAACGAGGTGAAAAAGGTTGCCTGA